A DNA window from Onthophagus taurus isolate NC chromosome 1, IU_Otau_3.0, whole genome shotgun sequence contains the following coding sequences:
- the LOC111425778 gene encoding uncharacterized protein: protein MSVSPLLRPLGIIASILGMIQGLTWTILATMIILLYAEAGIADSVSGRNIFNNIAYEHFFRYDMKLEPHFAGTTIFIFGLAYCVFSFIWAVISIILFWSFLKEKYEYARLSYFWAVIAAIITCLDVTTIILIAIDMQKLESHYNQDPLTKYMYRSVVGIAMTIAARGYVLLIINVIVATYLTKLVKTLPRIPKPVQSNRPINRPLYYLYSTYHYPNVINTNENPPPSQQENSNNSNNPTLQPINKPEMRRISNQTQNSEDSNDIRSMSDFAISDIGPYIPPPDYDDDDNPKWGELKRMRKAVIKPQSYN from the exons ATGTCTGTGAGCCCTCTTTTACGTCCTTTGGGAATCATCGCATCGATTTTAGGAATG aTACAAGGTCTAACATGGACAATTCTTGCAACAATGATTATACTGTTATATGCAGAAGCTGGGATTGCAGATAGTGTTTCTGGGCGTAATATATTCAATAATATTGCTTACGAACATTTTTTTCGTT atgATATGAAATTAGAGCCTCATTTCGCTGGAACAACAATATTCATTTTTGGACTTGCTTATTGCGTTTTTTCGTTTATATGGGCagttatttcaataattttattttgga gttttttgaaagaaaaatacgaatatgCCAGATTAAGTTATTTCTGGGCTGTAATAGCAGCAATCATAACGTGTTTAGATGTAACTACAATAATTCTTATAGCTATTGATATGCAAAAATTAGAAAGTCATTATAATCAG GATCCTTTAACGAAATATATGTATCGTTCCGTTGTGGGAATTGCAATGACTATAGCCGCTCGAGGTTATGtccttttaataattaacgtTATTGTAGCGACATATTTGACAAAATTGGTTAAAACTCTTCCACGAATTCCa aagcCAGTTCAAAGTAATCGACCAATAAATCGACCACTTTATTATCTATATAGTACTTATCATTACCC aaatgttattaatacaaaTGAAAATCCTCCTCCATCTCAACAAGAAAACTCAAATAATTCCAACAACCCAACTTTACAACCAATTAATAAACCTGAAATGCGTCGAATATCAAATCAAACGCAAAATTCAGAAGATAGTAATGATATAAGGAGTATGTCTGATTTTGCAATTAGTGATATTGGCCCATATATTCCACCCCCGGATTACGATGACGATGATAATCCTAAATGGGGGGAGTTAAAAAGAATGCGTAAAGCGGTGATAAAACCTCAAAGTTATAATTGA
- the LOC111425807 gene encoding uncharacterized protein has translation MKTVSPHLRYLGGFAAFLGTIQGLTWWILSCLVLSIYVGTWEPNPTNYFSLFTLYHFFQSFTYPITEDFYNISIHESTLVAISAFYLILSLTWLSSSIFLGIVLYRNMYGNFKMSVLIWAVLATVTTGVDIIITIVLSTDLRTIEDSVVLDDATKFIFTTVIGVVMTIFARGYVLLVINFSVAMCFISNFLTTMRM, from the exons atgaagaCAGTTAGTCCACATTTACGCTATTTAGGGGGTTTCGCTGCGTTTTTAGGAACg ATTCAAGGATTAACATGGTGGATTTTATCGTGTTTGGTGTTATCGATTTATGTGGGTACATGGGAACCTAATCCAACTAATTATTTTAGCTTATTTACtttataccatttttttcaaa gTTTCACATATCCGATAACTGAAGATTTCTACAATATTAGTATCCATGAATCCACATTGGTCGCAATATCTGCTTTTTATCTTATACTTTCACTTACATGGCTGTCATCTTCGATTTTTTTGGGAATCG tattataCCGAAACATGTATGgtaactttaaaatgagtgttttaATTTGGGCTGTATTAGCAACTGTGACAACGGGTGTAGATATAATTATCACAATTGTCTTGTCTACCGATTTACGAACGATTGAAGATAGTGTTGTGCTT GATGATGCtactaaatttatatttacaacagtAATAGGAGTTGTAATGACAATATTCGCACGCGGATATGTTCTTTTGGTAATCAATTTTAGTGTGGCGATGTGTTTTATAAGTAATTTCCTTACAACAATG cGTATGTAG